The Methanothrix soehngenii GP6 genome has a window encoding:
- a CDS encoding type II toxin-antitoxin system RelE/ParE family toxin → MRRLIWAKAFRRALKRIVKQRPDILPKVEKALRLLAEDPFHPELHSHKLKGQLERMWACSIDYDNRILFMFLKNPDSGADDVLLVSMGTHQEVY, encoded by the coding sequence GTGAGGCGGCTCATCTGGGCCAAAGCCTTCCGCCGAGCCCTCAAAAGAATTGTCAAACAGAGGCCGGATATTTTGCCGAAGGTTGAGAAGGCATTGCGCCTCCTGGCTGAGGACCCTTTTCATCCTGAGCTGCATTCTCATAAATTGAAAGGGCAATTGGAGAGGATGTGGGCCTGCAGTATAGATTACGATAATCGTATTCTCTTCATGTTCTTGAAGAATCCTGATTCAGGGGCGGATGACGTACTTCTTGTCTCGATGGGAACTCACCAAGAGGTATATTGA
- a CDS encoding DUF4139 domain-containing protein: MKPYAIILVLLLCVPASASQEASEVEATTAITLPVDSVTIYPDGLMAVKRTGLLDVTEGAHKFVVNVPDKADFGSVLLSVSNATTDRVVYESDPIYTLNISSAGSQRFDLSYLMYSSATWKPIYDLHLSEDQVLVKSNAVVSNRGGEDLKNVRLKLVAGLSPEVHAYPAAPRSAGAADAKMAYAMEEVAYEAAPDLPATGELETLYIFELEGRKDLAMDKEIGFPLFEKESPLVRIYTWDASRQSEGPADEEVRINNTLENPWPEGKAMLYRNGEYVSTIQMPYTPAGTNASIVVGTSADLKLEKKLSDYNKTEEIKAISTPEGNRTVKEIRQAWTYHLSIKSNLDRTADLEVTDTVPQEAVMISVSPEPDERTATTLKWKLEVMPRQEMSINYTYQVKTTESLDREY; this comes from the coding sequence ATGAAGCCCTATGCAATTATTCTAGTGCTGTTGTTATGCGTTCCTGCCTCGGCCTCGCAGGAGGCGAGCGAAGTCGAGGCCACAACCGCCATTACCCTGCCCGTGGATTCCGTCACCATCTATCCTGACGGCCTGATGGCAGTTAAAAGGACGGGACTTTTGGATGTGACCGAGGGAGCTCACAAGTTCGTGGTCAATGTTCCGGATAAGGCCGATTTCGGCTCTGTCCTTCTCTCGGTGAGCAATGCCACCACCGATAGGGTGGTCTACGAGTCAGATCCCATCTATACCCTGAACATATCGTCCGCTGGATCGCAGAGATTCGATCTGAGCTACCTCATGTACAGCTCTGCCACCTGGAAGCCCATATACGACCTGCACCTCAGCGAGGATCAGGTGCTGGTGAAGTCCAATGCTGTGGTGAGCAACCGGGGAGGAGAGGACCTGAAGAACGTGCGCCTCAAGCTGGTGGCCGGTCTCTCTCCAGAGGTGCATGCCTATCCTGCTGCACCCAGAAGCGCAGGTGCGGCAGATGCCAAAATGGCGTATGCGATGGAAGAGGTGGCATATGAAGCCGCCCCGGATCTTCCGGCCACGGGCGAATTGGAGACCCTTTATATTTTCGAGCTGGAAGGACGAAAGGACCTGGCAATGGACAAGGAGATCGGATTCCCCCTCTTTGAGAAGGAGTCACCCCTGGTGAGGATCTATACCTGGGATGCCAGCCGGCAGTCTGAGGGTCCGGCAGATGAGGAGGTCCGTATCAATAACACCCTGGAAAATCCCTGGCCCGAGGGGAAGGCCATGCTCTACCGCAATGGCGAATATGTCTCCACCATCCAGATGCCTTATACTCCTGCCGGCACCAACGCCTCCATTGTGGTGGGCACCTCTGCCGATCTGAAGCTGGAGAAAAAGCTCTCCGACTATAACAAGACCGAAGAGATCAAAGCGATAAGCACGCCTGAGGGTAACCGCACCGTCAAGGAGATCAGACAGGCCTGGACCTATCACCTTTCGATCAAGAGCAACCTGGACCGGACTGCAGATTTGGAGGTAACGGACACTGTTCCTCAGGAGGCGGTGATGATCTCAGTCTCCCCCGAGCCCGATGAGAGAACTGCCACCACCCTGAAGTGGAAGCTGGAGGTCATGCCCCGCCAGGAGATGTCAATCAACTACACCTATCAGGTGAAGACGACAGAGAGTCTGGACAGAGAATACTAA
- a CDS encoding Hsp20/alpha crystallin family protein, with the protein MRSDSSGTSDLERMIGKAAVEAARMSSQASQAAKKILGDVTGEISETKSLDRAPLDLIDADVELIALVALPGASKDMIDLRVTEDSLYVDAKASPREGRYLRQELNSISLKREIKLPAEVKPEQVRAMFKDGILEVHLPKLVVVNAQKVQVD; encoded by the coding sequence ATGAGATCCGATTCTTCAGGCACCAGCGATCTGGAACGCATGATCGGCAAAGCCGCAGTCGAGGCGGCGAGAATGTCCAGCCAGGCGAGCCAGGCGGCGAAGAAGATCCTGGGCGATGTGACGGGCGAGATATCTGAGACGAAGAGCCTTGACCGGGCACCTCTTGACCTCATAGATGCCGATGTAGAGCTGATCGCTCTGGTGGCCCTGCCCGGCGCCAGCAAGGATATGATCGACCTGAGGGTGACCGAGGACAGCCTGTATGTCGACGCCAAGGCCAGTCCCAGGGAGGGCCGATATCTGCGCCAGGAGCTCAATTCCATAAGCCTAAAAAGGGAGATCAAGCTGCCGGCGGAGGTCAAGCCAGAGCAGGTGCGGGCAATGTTCAAGGACGGCATCCTGGAGGTGCATCTTCCGAAATTGGTAGTGGTAAATGCTCAGAAGGTCCAGGTGGATTAA
- a CDS encoding dihydroorotase codes for MDINFDLAVSNGLVYTNNGLKSIDIWIKEGRIAALGGPHRAAEKIDAQGMLVLPGCIDAHVHFRDPGPSYKEDWLSGSTASAAGGISTVIDQPNTDPRTLDRISFEMKLERARASSVVDYCINGGPGKIEELKKAGAQAIGEIFCYEHSDPEIVRILAETRRLGLLATIHAEDGSIIKEMAMALSSRQDPEVHSLARPVEAEVQAIEKVSGWSDRLHICHISSGQGLNLIERTRQEWTREETVAAEPKSAAHNNANSRLTCEVTPHHLLLNVMDYKKQGSLLKMNPPLRGKADSERLWEGLRTGSIDILASDHAPHLPEEKGEDIWEAPAGVPGVETMLPLMLFAVRRNLLRLDRLVDALATRPARIFGLAGKGAIKVGKDADLVIVDPKRVAEIRADRLHSRADWTPYEGMKAIFPRMTIIRGSVVWDDDLAVGPGYGRFQGAQLQ; via the coding sequence TTGGATATAAACTTTGATCTGGCGGTATCAAACGGCTTGGTCTATACAAATAACGGGCTGAAAAGCATCGATATCTGGATCAAAGAGGGGAGGATCGCTGCCCTGGGCGGCCCGCACCGGGCGGCAGAGAAGATCGATGCTCAGGGAATGCTGGTCCTGCCGGGATGCATCGATGCTCATGTCCACTTTCGTGATCCCGGGCCAAGCTACAAAGAGGACTGGCTCTCCGGATCAACAGCCTCAGCCGCGGGAGGGATCAGCACGGTCATCGACCAGCCGAACACCGATCCGAGGACCCTAGACCGCATCTCATTCGAGATGAAGCTGGAGCGGGCGCGAGCCAGCTCCGTGGTGGACTACTGCATCAATGGCGGTCCGGGCAAGATCGAGGAGCTGAAGAAGGCAGGAGCCCAGGCTATCGGGGAGATATTCTGCTATGAGCACAGCGATCCTGAGATTGTTCGGATTCTCGCCGAGACGAGGAGATTGGGGTTGCTGGCTACGATTCATGCTGAGGATGGCTCTATTATTAAAGAGATGGCAATGGCCCTATCCAGCCGGCAGGATCCTGAGGTTCACTCCCTCGCCCGGCCGGTGGAGGCGGAGGTTCAGGCCATTGAGAAGGTCTCAGGCTGGTCGGACCGTCTGCATATCTGCCACATAAGCAGCGGCCAGGGACTGAATCTGATTGAGAGGACCAGGCAGGAATGGACAAGAGAGGAGACTGTTGCAGCCGAGCCAAAAAGTGCAGCTCATAATAATGCCAACTCGAGACTGACCTGCGAGGTCACCCCTCATCATCTCCTTCTCAATGTTATGGACTATAAAAAGCAGGGGTCATTGCTGAAGATGAATCCACCCCTGCGGGGTAAGGCAGACAGCGAACGGCTCTGGGAGGGGCTGAGGACTGGCAGCATCGATATTTTAGCCTCGGATCATGCACCCCATCTCCCGGAGGAGAAGGGAGAGGACATCTGGGAGGCACCAGCAGGGGTCCCTGGGGTGGAGACCATGCTGCCGCTTATGCTTTTCGCTGTGAGGAGAAATCTTCTCCGCCTGGACCGATTGGTGGATGCCCTGGCCACCAGGCCGGCGAGGATCTTTGGCCTGGCTGGAAAAGGAGCTATTAAAGTGGGAAAGGATGCCGATCTGGTGATAGTCGACCCCAAGAGGGTGGCGGAGATAAGGGCCGATCGACTGCACAGCCGGGCGGACTGGACCCCCTATGAGGGGATGAAGGCCATATTTCCCAGGATGACGATCATAAGGGGCAGTGTGGTCTGGGATGATGATCTGGCGGTCGGACCAGGCTACGGACGCTTCCAGGGAGCGCAATTGCAGTGA
- a CDS encoding adenosine-specific kinase, producing the protein MELKVVKMEIPEGSNLVLGQSHFIKTAEDLYEAMAGTAPGAKFGIAFSEASGDCLVRSEGNDLELVEAAKKNSLCLACGHTFVLLMNGAFPINVLNAIKSIQEVCGIFCATANPLEVVVAETDLGRGIMGVIDGFVPRGAENDQQVEERRLLLRRFGYKL; encoded by the coding sequence ATGGAACTTAAGGTCGTAAAGATGGAAATCCCTGAGGGATCGAATCTGGTTTTAGGACAGAGCCATTTCATAAAGACGGCAGAGGACCTCTACGAGGCTATGGCAGGAACCGCCCCCGGGGCAAAGTTCGGCATAGCATTCTCTGAGGCCAGCGGCGACTGCCTGGTGCGCTCAGAGGGAAATGACTTGGAGCTGGTCGAGGCGGCAAAGAAAAACTCTCTGTGTTTGGCTTGTGGCCATACCTTCGTGCTGCTGATGAATGGGGCTTTTCCGATAAACGTTCTCAATGCCATCAAATCCATCCAGGAGGTCTGCGGCATATTCTGCGCTACTGCCAACCCCCTGGAGGTGGTGGTGGCCGAGACCGATCTCGGACGAGGGATCATGGGCGTGATCGACGGCTTCGTGCCCAGGGGCGCTGAGAACGACCAACAGGTGGAAGAGAGACGCCTCTTGCTCAGGAGGTTTGGATATAAACTTTGA
- a CDS encoding DUF7847 domain-containing protein, translated as MEEIGKLIGKGFGIWKKNLNLCVPFIFSGFASILIVAAFFIAMFLAAMPFLGEDWTHLEDLEDAEVMEGLFAGMDWQDFLPILILFLGMIVVLSLVGSYFNAGAIGMARQALVEGKSRTSAMWSAGRKHFWNMFLLSLIMGLATMAGLIFLLPGMGQLTLALSGNLDNLEGLGMILAGFMLFILYALILSVILALAPYALVLEGAGPVQAIRAGIDFFRYNKFDVLILWLVVMALSVVLQMIGSLISSGNEVAYQLLSLATSLVSLLVLAPLANLWWTRLYMVRKGMLKEEEVKDPW; from the coding sequence ATGGAAGAGATTGGAAAGTTGATAGGAAAAGGCTTTGGCATCTGGAAGAAGAACCTCAACCTTTGCGTTCCCTTTATATTCAGCGGTTTCGCCTCGATCCTGATCGTCGCCGCATTTTTTATCGCCATGTTCCTGGCTGCAATGCCATTTCTGGGTGAAGACTGGACTCATTTGGAGGATTTAGAGGATGCTGAGGTGATGGAGGGGTTATTTGCCGGGATGGACTGGCAGGATTTTCTCCCCATATTAATCCTCTTCCTGGGCATGATTGTGGTCCTCTCATTAGTGGGATCGTACTTCAATGCCGGAGCTATAGGCATGGCCAGGCAGGCTCTTGTGGAGGGCAAATCGAGAACGTCAGCCATGTGGTCCGCTGGAAGGAAGCACTTTTGGAATATGTTTCTCTTGAGCCTCATCATGGGATTGGCGACGATGGCCGGGCTCATCTTCCTCCTCCCTGGTATGGGGCAGCTTACTCTAGCCTTATCCGGAAATCTTGACAATCTCGAGGGGCTGGGAATGATCCTGGCTGGATTTATGCTGTTCATCCTCTATGCCCTAATCCTGTCAGTCATATTAGCCCTTGCACCTTATGCTCTGGTGCTGGAGGGCGCAGGGCCGGTGCAGGCCATAAGGGCAGGAATAGATTTCTTCCGCTACAACAAGTTCGACGTCCTGATTCTGTGGCTGGTGGTGATGGCTCTATCCGTGGTCTTGCAGATGATTGGCAGCTTAATCTCCTCGGGAAACGAGGTGGCATATCAGCTGCTGTCATTGGCCACCAGTCTGGTGAGTCTGCTCGTCTTAGCCCCCCTGGCCAATCTCTGGTGGACAAGGCTTTATATGGTCCGTAAGGGTATGCTCAAAGAGGAAGAGGTGAAAGATCCTTGGTGA
- a CDS encoding ornithine cyclodeaminase, nickel-pincer nucleotide-dependent, protein MRELAEIEMNGHLIDSQMLAKVLDKIMDMGGEFEIKNFRIGLKKNDTSYIQITVAGEDGYHLDRILLELHALGARMVEMVDVKTEIAPRDMVVPRGFYSTTNHPTYVRYQGTWVEVEHNHMDCLVVLEDGRAICTPIGHIKKGDRVVIGTAGVKVVPPERPRQKTYFEFMSNDVSSERPSCELVRQLAEEIVRTKKAGGKIAVVCGPALVHTGAAPSLAWLIREGYIDVLLAGNAVAVHDIERQLFGTSLGMNCEGNAISGGHRNHLYAISEIMASGSIKNAIAEGKLKGGIIYEAIKKGIPCILAGSIRDDGPLPEVITNTVEAKYAMDKALQGVEMTIMLGTMLHSIAVGNLLPSFVKTICIDINPATVTKLMDRGSAQAIGLVTDIGIFLPQLVKEIDGQEAHHENLLK, encoded by the coding sequence ATGAGAGAGCTTGCTGAGATCGAGATGAATGGCCATCTCATTGATTCGCAAATGCTTGCTAAAGTATTGGATAAGATCATGGATATGGGGGGTGAGTTCGAAATCAAGAACTTCCGCATAGGCCTAAAGAAGAATGACACCAGCTATATCCAGATAACTGTCGCCGGCGAGGATGGGTATCATCTGGACCGCATACTCCTGGAGTTGCATGCCTTGGGAGCCCGGATGGTGGAGATGGTGGATGTCAAGACCGAGATTGCGCCAAGGGATATGGTTGTGCCTCGCGGATTTTACTCGACCACCAATCATCCCACCTATGTGCGCTACCAGGGTACATGGGTAGAGGTGGAGCACAACCACATGGACTGTCTGGTGGTGCTGGAGGATGGTAGGGCCATTTGCACGCCCATCGGCCATATCAAGAAGGGCGATCGGGTGGTCATAGGTACCGCCGGGGTCAAGGTAGTTCCGCCGGAGAGGCCACGCCAAAAAACGTACTTCGAATTCATGTCCAATGATGTCAGTTCAGAGCGGCCCAGCTGCGAGCTGGTGCGGCAACTGGCTGAAGAGATCGTGCGCACTAAAAAGGCAGGCGGAAAGATCGCCGTGGTCTGCGGTCCGGCGTTAGTGCATACTGGGGCTGCGCCCTCGCTTGCCTGGCTGATTCGAGAGGGCTACATTGACGTTCTTCTGGCTGGAAATGCCGTAGCGGTCCATGATATCGAGCGGCAGCTATTTGGCACCAGTCTCGGGATGAACTGCGAGGGAAATGCCATCTCCGGAGGGCATCGAAATCACCTCTATGCCATAAGCGAGATTATGGCCAGCGGATCCATCAAAAACGCCATAGCCGAGGGCAAGCTCAAGGGCGGCATAATTTACGAGGCTATCAAGAAAGGCATTCCTTGCATCCTGGCGGGCTCCATTCGTGACGACGGCCCACTTCCAGAGGTTATAACGAATACGGTGGAGGCCAAGTATGCTATGGATAAGGCACTGCAGGGTGTGGAAATGACCATTATGCTTGGGACAATGCTGCACTCCATTGCGGTGGGCAATCTTTTACCATCCTTCGTAAAGACTATATGCATCGATATCAACCCTGCCACGGTGACTAAGCTCATGGACAGAGGTTCTGCCCAGGCAATTGGACTCGTTACGGATATTGGTATCTTTCTCCCCCAGCTAGTTAAGGAGATAGATGGACAAGAAGCCCACCATGAAAATTTATTAAAATAG
- a CDS encoding ectoine synthase, whose protein sequence is MILRNLEDAERSDRRVVAENWESVRLLLKGDCMGFSFHITTIYPGTETHIWYKNHLESVYCIEGEGEVEVLDGTDDGGVADAVRIGEPGGVEQACVIYRIAPGTIYVLDKNDRHILRAKTTMKLACVFNPPLNGREIHDEDGAYPLDGEEIAG, encoded by the coding sequence ATGATATTAAGAAATCTCGAGGACGCCGAGAGGTCCGATCGGAGGGTAGTCGCCGAGAACTGGGAGAGCGTCCGTCTCCTGCTGAAGGGGGACTGTATGGGATTCTCTTTCCACATAACAACCATCTATCCGGGGACGGAGACCCACATCTGGTATAAAAACCATCTCGAATCTGTCTACTGCATCGAAGGAGAAGGAGAGGTGGAAGTCCTGGATGGAACAGATGACGGTGGTGTGGCAGATGCCGTGCGAATTGGTGAGCCGGGGGGTGTCGAACAAGCATGCGTGATCTATCGAATCGCACCCGGGACTATCTATGTGCTTGATAAAAACGACCGCCACATCCTTAGAGCGAAGACCACAATGAAGCTTGCATGCGTATTTAATCCACCCCTAAATGGAAGGGAGATCCATGACGAGGACGGCGCCTATCCGCTCGATGGAGAGGAGATTGCAGGATAA
- the ectB gene encoding diaminobutyrate--2-oxoglutarate transaminase: MKDTRMEAEKEGNENDISMVNNHESEVRSYCRRFPVVFTKAKGATIEDEKGREYIDFLAGAGALNYGHNNPAIKEKLLEYIESDKIVHSLDLVTEAKQAFIETFDSLILKPRGMRYKMQFTGPTGTNAVEAAMKIARNVTGRSTIISFTNGFHGVTLGSVAATGNSYFRDACGIQLHGTTFMPFDGYMGEEVDTTEYLDKVLTDRSSGLDQPAAVIVETIQGEGGINVATSEWLRSLERICRKHGILLIIDDIQVGCGRTGTFFSFEEAKISPDIIILSKSLSSYGIPFSMVLMKPGIDQWKPGEHNGTFRGNNLAFVTARAAIEEYWSDASFSRKVRMKGEFVREHFDKLVDLDDTGTLSARGRGMVQALDCRTGEIASMISHVAFEKGLIIETSGAEDQVLKFLAPLTISDHELDKGLSILEESIRDVMEKMRLKATRKMDSDIEVLA; encoded by the coding sequence ATGAAGGATACTAGGATGGAAGCGGAAAAAGAAGGAAATGAGAATGATATTAGCATGGTGAATAATCATGAGTCAGAAGTTCGAAGCTACTGCCGTCGCTTCCCGGTGGTATTCACCAAAGCCAAAGGAGCCACCATCGAGGACGAAAAAGGACGTGAGTATATCGATTTCCTGGCAGGTGCTGGTGCCCTCAACTATGGCCATAACAATCCAGCTATCAAGGAGAAGCTGCTCGAATACATAGAGTCGGACAAGATAGTCCACAGCCTCGACCTCGTGACGGAGGCAAAGCAGGCCTTTATTGAGACCTTCGACTCCCTGATCCTCAAGCCAAGAGGCATGAGGTACAAGATGCAGTTCACCGGACCGACCGGAACGAACGCTGTCGAGGCTGCGATGAAGATTGCTCGAAACGTCACGGGAAGGTCGACCATCATCTCCTTTACGAATGGCTTTCACGGCGTGACCCTCGGATCGGTCGCCGCAACCGGAAACAGCTATTTCAGAGACGCATGCGGCATACAGCTGCATGGCACGACATTTATGCCCTTCGATGGCTATATGGGTGAAGAGGTCGATACAACCGAGTACCTGGATAAGGTGCTAACAGACAGAAGCAGCGGCCTTGACCAGCCGGCGGCAGTGATTGTCGAGACGATCCAAGGCGAGGGCGGAATAAATGTAGCAACTTCAGAGTGGCTGAGATCTCTGGAGAGGATCTGCCGAAAGCACGGTATCCTCCTGATCATCGACGACATCCAGGTAGGATGTGGAAGGACAGGGACTTTCTTTAGCTTCGAGGAAGCTAAGATCTCACCAGATATCATTATCCTCTCAAAGTCGCTAAGCAGTTACGGCATACCCTTCTCTATGGTCCTGATGAAACCAGGTATTGATCAATGGAAACCCGGCGAACACAACGGAACGTTTCGGGGAAATAACCTGGCTTTCGTCACCGCGAGAGCGGCGATTGAAGAGTACTGGAGTGATGCCTCGTTCTCAAGGAAAGTGAGAATGAAAGGTGAATTCGTCAGGGAGCACTTTGATAAGCTGGTTGACCTCGACGATACGGGAACGCTCTCTGCCCGTGGCCGGGGGATGGTCCAGGCTCTCGATTGCAGGACGGGTGAGATTGCATCTATGATCTCCCATGTCGCATTTGAGAAGGGTTTGATAATAGAGACATCTGGGGCAGAGGACCAGGTCCTCAAGTTTCTGGCACCGCTCACGATAAGCGACCACGAGCTCGATAAGGGCCTGTCCATACTAGAAGAGAGCATAAGAGATGTGATGGAAAAAATGCGTCTTAAAGCGACGAGAAAGATGGATAGCGATATCGAGGTTCTGGCATGA
- the ectA gene encoding diaminobutyrate acetyltransferase, whose amino-acid sequence MVQLSKRLQEARSMKSDQGSSDSEDVGRLKFRKPRLNDGARISELIRSCKPLDINSTYCYLLLCRDFADTCVVAEEGGEIVAFLSGYRPPDRWDVFFIWQIAVDVDSRNRGIAKRMLFDVLNRPSTRDCRYIETTISPSNEASKRLFRGLAQELDAHCDVSDCFSESDFGDFDHEAECLFNIGPFKMNG is encoded by the coding sequence ATGGTGCAGTTATCAAAACGACTGCAAGAAGCCAGATCCATGAAGAGCGATCAAGGATCTTCAGATAGCGAAGATGTGGGTCGGCTGAAGTTTCGAAAGCCCAGGCTCAATGATGGGGCCAGGATATCTGAGCTTATCAGGTCTTGCAAGCCGCTGGATATCAATTCAACCTACTGCTATCTCCTGCTCTGCCGTGACTTTGCTGACACATGCGTTGTCGCTGAAGAGGGAGGGGAGATCGTAGCATTCCTTTCAGGCTACCGACCACCGGACCGATGGGACGTCTTCTTCATCTGGCAGATTGCTGTAGATGTCGATTCCAGGAATAGAGGCATCGCAAAACGGATGCTATTTGATGTATTGAATAGGCCTTCGACGAGAGACTGCCGATATATCGAGACGACGATATCGCCGTCAAATGAGGCATCAAAGAGGCTCTTCAGGGGGCTTGCACAAGAGCTAGACGCTCATTGTGATGTTTCTGATTGCTTCTCTGAATCTGATTTCGGGGATTTTGATCACGAAGCAGAATGTCTGTTCAATATAGGGCCGTTCAAGATGAACGGATGA
- a CDS encoding aspartate/glutamate racemase family protein, with protein MIYKARSGQASYGEAIGILLLDCFTPFIPGDVANATTYCFPVRFQKVEGLTTKRTLGKDRTAFELLHTAAEELVSQGVRAITGDCGFLAIHQRSLAAVLDVPVFLSSLLQIPFIFSILGRDQKVGIITADSKSLDETLLEAVGISSGERLVIRGMEDRENFSKAVIEETGFLDSEKVKREALSVASEMVEEEQNVRAILLECSCLPPYARAIQKAIELPVFDYITMINYVHSALVKESFEGKIRSEA; from the coding sequence ATGATTTATAAAGCTAGATCAGGACAAGCCAGCTACGGCGAAGCTATCGGCATCCTCCTTTTGGACTGCTTCACTCCCTTTATTCCAGGGGATGTGGCCAATGCCACCACCTACTGCTTTCCCGTGCGATTCCAGAAGGTTGAGGGTTTAACGACGAAAAGAACCCTCGGAAAAGATCGGACGGCCTTTGAGCTGCTCCACACAGCGGCAGAAGAACTGGTCAGCCAGGGTGTCAGAGCCATTACCGGAGATTGCGGATTTCTTGCCATTCATCAGAGGAGTCTTGCTGCGGTCCTCGATGTCCCCGTCTTCCTCTCAAGCCTCCTTCAGATTCCCTTTATATTCAGCATCCTTGGTCGCGACCAAAAGGTGGGGATCATAACCGCCGATTCGAAGAGCCTGGACGAAACCCTCCTTGAGGCTGTTGGGATCAGTTCAGGCGAGCGTCTGGTGATAAGGGGTATGGAGGACCGAGAAAACTTCTCAAAAGCCGTTATCGAGGAGACTGGATTCCTCGACTCGGAGAAAGTTAAAAGGGAGGCATTATCTGTCGCCAGTGAAATGGTCGAGGAGGAGCAGAATGTCCGTGCCATCCTGCTGGAATGTAGCTGTCTTCCTCCTTATGCAAGGGCGATTCAAAAGGCGATCGAACTCCCTGTCTTTGATTACATTACAATGATTAACTATGTCCACTCGGCGCTCGTCAAGGAGAGTTTTGAGGGTAAGATCAGATCGGAGGCATAA
- a CDS encoding PUA domain-containing protein: MKIKSRHHLKGSDARKVVACIEPFLDDSSVLRKASLERAVSDEGLDLIFVNGRPLMMIVDDEPFFTVLGAIDLGPSKRLVVVDSGAVRFVVNGADIMKPGIVTADPEIAPGDLVVIVEERHKKPLAIGRALVAGTEMKGEGKAVKSLHHVGDLIWKGLEG, translated from the coding sequence ATGAAGATTAAATCCAGGCACCACCTCAAAGGAAGCGATGCCAGGAAGGTTGTAGCATGCATTGAGCCATTCCTGGATGACTCATCTGTCCTGCGCAAAGCATCCCTGGAGAGGGCGGTCAGCGACGAGGGTCTTGATCTTATCTTCGTGAACGGCCGACCTCTAATGATGATTGTGGATGATGAGCCCTTCTTCACCGTTCTGGGGGCCATCGATCTGGGGCCCAGCAAGAGACTGGTGGTGGTGGATTCAGGCGCCGTTAGGTTCGTGGTGAACGGGGCGGATATCATGAAGCCGGGAATAGTCACAGCTGACCCGGAGATCGCCCCCGGAGACCTGGTGGTGATAGTAGAGGAGAGGCATAAGAAGCCTCTGGCCATTGGACGGGCACTGGTCGCTGGGACGGAGATGAAGGGGGAGGGAAAAGCGGTAAAGTCACTCCACCACGTGGGGGACCTTATCTGGAAGGGTCTGGAGGGCTGA
- a CDS encoding LSM domain-containing protein translates to MGQRPLDILNESLNGPVIVKLKDGRVFRGELQGYDIHMNLVMDKTEEVAEGAVARNIGTVIVRGDNVVYISP, encoded by the coding sequence ATGGGTCAGAGACCGCTTGATATTCTGAATGAATCACTGAATGGGCCCGTCATAGTTAAGCTCAAGGACGGAAGAGTCTTCCGGGGAGAGCTTCAGGGTTATGATATCCACATGAACCTGGTGATGGATAAAACGGAAGAAGTAGCAGAAGGGGCGGTTGCCCGTAACATCGGTACGGTAATCGTGCGCGGAGACAATGTAGTTTATATTTCACCTTGA
- a CDS encoding 50S ribosomal protein L37e: protein MTKGTPSMGKRHKSSHIRCRRCGSISFNFKRKVCVQCGFGNSAKLRSHKWMRKADY from the coding sequence ATGACCAAGGGTACTCCTTCAATGGGCAAGCGCCACAAGAGCTCGCATATAAGATGCCGGCGATGTGGTAGCATCTCGTTTAATTTCAAGAGAAAGGTTTGCGTTCAATGCGGCTTTGGCAACTCAGCAAAGCTCAGAAGCCATAAGTGGATGAGAAAAGCGGACTACTAG